The DNA window AACTCTCCAACAGAAGAGAAATGGGAAGAGATAAAAGAGAAAAAAGTTTTATTGGAGTGGTTTATCCACTCTGATGACAATAATCATAATGAAGCTTTAAAGTTGTGGGAAAATCTCATAATAATGAAACTTATTTAGATTTAGCAGTTGATTATACAGATTTATTTATATGTGATGAAATGTATTTAAAAGCACCACCTTATGGCTCTTTTTATTTAGATATTTCAGGAGAATTATATTCAAAAGAGTCTGATATTGTAAAAGACTTATATACAAAATGCTCTTTTTTTACAAAAACATTATTAGGTCAACCAGCTGATTTTATAGCAATAGAATTAGAGTTTATAAGTACACTTCTTTTAAATTTACATAGAGATGAGATATTTAAAGAAGTATTATTATCTTTTCTAAAACAAAGTTTTTTACCTTGGGTGAAAACATGGACAAATGATCTTAAAACAAACTCAAAAAGTTACTTTTATAAAGGGCTTGCTTTTCAAATAGAAGATTATTGTGATATGTTAATTGAAGAGTTTGATATAAAAGATTATGAAAAAAAAGTTTATAGAAAAGCATCATAAAATAAAATATTTATAACCTTTATATTAGTAGTGACTTAATTTATATT is part of the Arcobacter sp. CECT 8986 genome and encodes:
- a CDS encoding TorD/DmsD family molecular chaperone — protein: MGKSHNNETYLDLAVDYTDLFICDEMYLKAPPYGSFYLDISGELYSKESDIVKDLYTKCSFFTKTLLGQPADFIAIELEFISTLLLNLHRDEIFKEVLLSFLKQSFLPWVKTWTNDLKTNSKSYFYKGLAFQIEDYCDMLIEEFDIKDYEKKVYRKAS